The Kaistia defluvii genome segment GGCGGTGATCGCCCCGGCGATCGCGCCGAGCGCAATGCCGGCGAGCAGCATGGTGCCGACCGAGGTCTGGCCGCGCCGCGTCGCGATGGCATAGAGCAGCAGCGTCGTGCCGAGGCCGCCGAAGAAGGCGGCGATCGGCAGCGCGCCGATGCCCAGGAAATCCATCACCGGCGCCAGGAAAGCGCCACCGAGCACGATGACCAGCACCGCGCCGAGCGCCGCGCCGGCCGAGACGCCGACCAGGCCGGGATCGGCCAGCGGGTTGCGGAACAGGCCCTGCATCATCGCGCCGGCCAAGGCCAGCGCCGCGCCGACCAGCGCTCCCAGCAGGGTGCGCGGCACGCGGATGTCGAACAGGATGACGTGGTTGACGGTGCTGATCGCATCGAAGCGGCCGGCGATCGCGTCGGAAAGCAGGCCGGCGACCTCTGCCGTCGACATGCCGGAGGGGCCGACGCAGAGCGAGATCACGCTGACGGCAACGAGCAGGACGACCAGGCTGGCGGTCACCACCCGCGCCCGTCCGCGGCGGTCGCCGGCGACCGGGGCTGTCATGGCGAGGCTCATCAGTCGGCTGCCGGCCATTCGGGAAGGTCGAGGGTCGGATAGAGTGCGTGCGCAAGATCGCGCGCCGCGTCCGCCGTGCGCGGCCCGAAGCCGAGCAGGTAGAGGCCGTCCATGGTGACGAGCGCCTTGTCCCGGGCCGCCGGCGTCGCGCGCAGAGCGGGCGAATCGAACACGACTTCCCGCTTGGGCGGGCCGCTCTGGCCGATCATCATCACGACGACTTCCGGCTCGGCTGCGATCAGCGCTTCGTCGGAAGCCGGCTTGTAGCCTTCGACGGCTGCCATCGGATTGATGCCGCCGGCCATCTGGATCATCGAATCGGCGGCGGTGTTGTGGCCGGCGGCCATCGGCTTGCCGCCGTTCAGGCTCATCAGGAAAACGGCCTTCTTGCGCTCGTTCTCCGGAATCTTGGCGATCGCGGTATCGAGCGCCTTGAACTTCGCCGCCATGGTGCCGGCGAGCTTGTCGCCCTTTTCCGTCTCGCCGAGAATGTCGGCGATCAGGCGCACCTTGGCCAGGATGCTGTCGCCGGTCCGGCGCTCGGGCACGATGACGATCGGCACGGAAGCGGATTCGAGCAGGGTGATCGCGTCCTTCGGGCCGGAGCCCTCGACGGCGATGATCAGGTCCGGCTTGACCGAGAGCACGCCCTCCGCCGACAGCGCGCGCATGTAGCCGACGTCCGGCTTGGCGGCGGCCTCGGGCGGATAGGACGAGGTGGTGTCGCGGGCGATGATCCGGTCGCCGGCGCCCAGCGCATAGACGATCTCGGTGATGTCGCCGCCGATCGTGACGATGCGGTCGGTCGAGCCGATCGTGACCTTACGGCCGGTCGCATCCTCGATCACCCGCTCGGCCGCGACCGACTGCACGATCGCGCCGCAGGTAATGACGATGGCGAAGGCCAGCCCGAACAGGAACGGGAAGCGGCGGCCCGACAGGCGCTCGACCGAGCGGAGGACGCCGAATGGCGAAGGAGAATGCGAGAGCCTCATCATGATCCCGTCTACTTGTTCAATATGAGCTTGCCGGCCCGGGTGAGGCGCAGCCTGTAGTCTTCGCCGACATGGCGAATGATGATCTCGCGCGTCCCGTTGAGGAGTTCGTCGCTGGAAATCACGCGCGGTCCCGAACCCGGTGCAGGGGTCTCCGGGGCATCCCCGGCCAGTCGTGTCTCGTGCATGTCAGCTCCACCGGATTGCCTGGGTGGCGGCAATTTTGAGTTGTTCTAAACTTGCGAATAATTCGCAACAATTTAGTTGACTGACGTACTCACCTTTTCGTATCTCCGCAAGCGAAAGATCGTCGATGCCGGTTTCGATGCGCTCGGGGGAGCCACGGAGAACGGCAGATTGCCAAGCACGCCAGTGCCGGCCGCCATGCGCGCCCGGACAGCCAGCCAGGCCCATTCAAACCAATGCCTATGGGGCTCGCATGCGTGTTGCTCGACACAAGACTTGGCTGATGGCTGGTACGGCCGCAGCCCTCCTCGCCACATTCGCGGCCACCGCCGCCAAGGCGCAGACCGCGCCGACGCCGGCCGCCAACAGTTCGGAAACCGACGAGGAGCTGAAGAAGAAGGCTGCCAAGGGCGAGACCGCCTTCCGGGCGCCGATCACCGTGACGGGCGACCGGGATGGCTGGAAGAACCCGTTCACGACCCCCGCGCCGATCAGCTCCGCCGGCGAGGACGAGATCCAGCTGTTCGGCCAGCGCAATCTCGGCAATGTGCTGCGCGCCATGCCCGGCACCTTCTCGCGCGATTCCATCCAGAACGCCGGTCTCTCGGTCAACATCCGCGGCCTGGAAGGCTCGGGCCGCGTCAACACGATGATCGACGGCGTTCGCCAGAACTTCCGCTTCACCGGCCATGAGGCGCAGGGCTTTGCCTATGTCGACCCGGCGCTGGTCGCGGGGGTCGACGTCCAGCGCGGCGCCATTTCGACCGCCGGCGGCGCCGGCGCGCTGGTCGGCTCGGCCAATGTTCGCACCCTCGGCGTCGACGACATCATCACGGACGGCAAGAATTGGGGCGCGCTGGCGACGCTGACCTGGGGCAGTAATGGCGTCGGCTTCTCGGAAATGGCGGCCGGCGCGGTGCGCTCGGCTGGTGGCGGCGCGGCGATCGCCGGCGCGATCAGCTACGCCAACCCCGACAATTACGACAATGGCGACGGCATCGAGGTGCCCTATACCGGCCAGAACCGCCTTTCAGGCCTGGTCAAGGGCGAGTTCGCCCCGAGCGACGACCTGACCGTCAATGTCGGCGCCGTGCTCTACGACAACGACTTCCTGGCCAACTCCTACAACCAGAACATCCGCTCGGACACCTATACTGCCGGCTTCAACTGGGATCCGGACAGCGAGCTGGTCAACGTCTCGGGCCACTTCTACGTCAACGACGTCAAGATGACCTATGGCGGCAACGCCGCCGGCACGCCCAACACCACGTCGGGCCGCGTCCTCGAGGACCTCGGCATCGGCTTCGACCTCTCCAACACGTCGAAGTTCAACATCGGCAATGTCGGCGTCAGCTCGACCTATGGCGTCGAGTACTTCCACGACGACGTAGACGCCTACAACAACTGGACGCCGAACAGCGAGGGCGGCGTCAATCCGAGCGGCAATAGCGGCATTGGCGGCGTCTTCTCGGAGACGACCTTCAGCTACAACATCGTCGATGTCATCGCCGGCCTGCGCTACGACTTCTACACGCTCGACGGCACCACCAACGTGCCGAGCAACAACCTGGCCGGCCTGCCGGCGGGCAATTACGACCTCGACCAGTCGGAAGGCCGGCTCGATCCGCGCATCACGCTGGCGCTCAACCCCTATGAGTGGCTGCAGCCCTACGTGACCTATGCGGAGACGTTCCGCGCGCCGACGATCAGCGAGACCATGCTGGGCGGCGTGCATCCCGGCTCCGGCCCGACCAACAGC includes the following:
- a CDS encoding TonB-dependent receptor domain-containing protein, which produces MAGTAAALLATFAATAAKAQTAPTPAANSSETDEELKKKAAKGETAFRAPITVTGDRDGWKNPFTTPAPISSAGEDEIQLFGQRNLGNVLRAMPGTFSRDSIQNAGLSVNIRGLEGSGRVNTMIDGVRQNFRFTGHEAQGFAYVDPALVAGVDVQRGAISTAGGAGALVGSANVRTLGVDDIITDGKNWGALATLTWGSNGVGFSEMAAGAVRSAGGGAAIAGAISYANPDNYDNGDGIEVPYTGQNRLSGLVKGEFAPSDDLTVNVGAVLYDNDFLANSYNQNIRSDTYTAGFNWDPDSELVNVSGHFYVNDVKMTYGGNAAGTPNTTSGRVLEDLGIGFDLSNTSKFNIGNVGVSSTYGVEYFHDDVDAYNNWTPNSEGGVNPSGNSGIGGVFSETTFSYNIVDVIAGLRYDFYTLDGTTNVPSNNLAGLPAGNYDLDQSEGRLDPRITLALNPYEWLQPYVTYAETFRAPTISETMLGGVHPGSGPTNSYSPNPFLEPEIAKGWEIGANIKKDGLLTEGDIFRLKANYYYQNIENYIAVQNVGMVWWFANTPGTSVIKGLELEALYDAGFAFANVSYTHAESSLPPTQNGLGVASYLPDNVFALTAGARFLERRLTVGGRLNYVGNTDAGQGFFGSEVADWDAYTLVDAFANYKFDNGLDLSLNVTNVFDKAYTPALSTLSSWTGDTGRGRTVLLTAKMQF
- a CDS encoding FecCD family ABC transporter permease, which translates into the protein MAGSRLMSLAMTAPVAGDRRGRARVVTASLVVLLVAVSVISLCVGPSGMSTAEVAGLLSDAIAGRFDAISTVNHVILFDIRVPRTLLGALVGAALALAGAMMQGLFRNPLADPGLVGVSAGAALGAVLVIVLGGAFLAPVMDFLGIGALPIAAFFGGLGTTLLLYAIATRRGQTSVGTMLLAGIALGAIAGAITAYLVFRSDDFQLRELTFWSMGGLGGATWHKILLATPFIVGVFLAMPFTARGLDALVLGEAEARHLGFNTQFLKSLIILVVALAVGVSVAFAGIIGFVGIVVPHVLRLVIGPEHRTLLPATALLGATLLIVADMICRTIVAPAELPIGIVTATIGAPFFLSILLRKRGVIDL
- a CDS encoding heme/hemin ABC transporter substrate-binding protein, which encodes MMRLSHSPSPFGVLRSVERLSGRRFPFLFGLAFAIVITCGAIVQSVAAERVIEDATGRKVTIGSTDRIVTIGGDITEIVYALGAGDRIIARDTTSSYPPEAAAKPDVGYMRALSAEGVLSVKPDLIIAVEGSGPKDAITLLESASVPIVIVPERRTGDSILAKVRLIADILGETEKGDKLAGTMAAKFKALDTAIAKIPENERKKAVFLMSLNGGKPMAAGHNTAADSMIQMAGGINPMAAVEGYKPASDEALIAAEPEVVVMMIGQSGPPKREVVFDSPALRATPAARDKALVTMDGLYLLGFGPRTADAARDLAHALYPTLDLPEWPAAD
- the hemP gene encoding hemin uptake protein HemP encodes the protein MHETRLAGDAPETPAPGSGPRVISSDELLNGTREIIIRHVGEDYRLRLTRAGKLILNK